A single genomic interval of Spirosoma taeanense harbors:
- a CDS encoding capsule assembly Wzi family protein, which yields MLRLFCLLSLLPVFGQAQPDSLSETLVRRPASITAEIGGSAATSQQTPFWLRANRFGIVPITNPFGFVRFSSARTFSWGRKSWFSLDYGVEVVGTVSPSTAYQPARQVLLPEGYGRIRLDRFELVAGRRKQIIGIVDTLLTSGSYSNSGNALPIPQIRFGTTGFVSVPFTHDLLAFHAFFAHGWFGNADSVRNSFLHQKALYVRFGKSTWPVRLYGGLVHNAQWGGQATRPNWGIVSGGQLPSSVKDYWYVITSRQPDSIQTATYTEYDGLNRFGNHLGSWDFAAEITGRQATWLVYLQHPFEDKSGLIWLNAPDALYGLSWRSRSERGLRSRGFNLRRITLEYLDTRRESDRASTQALGGYDGNDDYFNNGQYADGWTYRYRTIGTPFLTPRSETTVVNYGGPGTFRKAIVNNRVQVMHVGLLAALFQQTTVRGLVSISKNYGRFGKSAQDGRGIWQSSLLLEISQPVSWLGGTRLKAAIAADKGVLLPDGVGSYLSLQKTW from the coding sequence ATGCTTCGTCTGTTCTGTTTGCTTAGCCTGTTGCCAGTTTTCGGTCAGGCGCAACCGGATAGCTTGTCGGAAACATTGGTGCGTCGACCAGCCTCAATCACTGCCGAAATTGGCGGCTCTGCTGCTACTAGTCAGCAGACGCCCTTCTGGTTACGGGCTAATCGTTTTGGTATCGTGCCCATTACTAACCCGTTTGGTTTTGTACGGTTTAGTAGCGCCAGAACATTCAGTTGGGGCAGGAAGAGTTGGTTTAGCCTTGATTATGGCGTAGAGGTTGTCGGGACGGTATCGCCCTCAACTGCTTATCAACCAGCCCGACAAGTGCTATTGCCGGAAGGTTACGGACGCATTCGTCTGGACCGTTTCGAACTGGTGGCGGGTCGCCGGAAGCAGATCATTGGAATAGTTGACACGCTGCTGACGTCGGGGTCCTATTCCAATTCGGGCAACGCATTGCCGATTCCGCAGATTCGGTTTGGTACAACCGGCTTTGTTTCGGTACCATTCACCCACGATCTGCTTGCTTTTCATGCCTTCTTTGCGCACGGCTGGTTTGGAAACGCCGACTCCGTACGTAACTCATTTCTGCACCAGAAAGCGCTTTACGTCCGATTCGGCAAATCCACCTGGCCTGTGCGCCTGTATGGAGGCCTGGTTCATAACGCCCAGTGGGGTGGACAAGCAACCCGACCAAACTGGGGTATCGTTTCGGGCGGGCAGTTGCCATCGAGTGTTAAAGATTACTGGTACGTAATAACTTCCCGTCAGCCCGATTCGATTCAAACGGCTACCTATACCGAATATGATGGTCTGAATCGATTCGGTAATCACCTCGGCTCCTGGGATTTTGCGGCTGAAATTACGGGGCGGCAGGCCACCTGGCTCGTTTACCTGCAACATCCATTCGAGGATAAATCCGGATTAATCTGGCTCAATGCGCCCGATGCGCTTTATGGCCTTAGCTGGCGGAGTCGCAGCGAAAGAGGCCTTCGCAGTCGTGGGTTTAACCTTCGGCGCATAACGCTGGAGTACCTCGATACCCGACGGGAGAGCGATCGGGCAAGTACGCAAGCCCTGGGCGGTTACGACGGAAACGATGATTATTTCAATAATGGTCAGTATGCCGACGGCTGGACATACCGATACCGGACCATTGGCACCCCGTTTCTAACCCCCCGGTCAGAAACGACAGTTGTCAATTATGGTGGGCCGGGCACTTTCCGCAAGGCCATTGTCAATAACCGGGTACAGGTTATGCACGTCGGTTTATTGGCAGCGCTGTTTCAGCAGACAACGGTGCGCGGCCTGGTTTCTATCAGCAAAAATTATGGTCGGTTTGGCAAATCGGCGCAGGACGGCCGGGGCATCTGGCAGAGCAGTCTCCTGCTCGAAATCAGCCAGCCGGTATCCTGGCTGGGCGGAACCAGACTTAAAGCAGCCATTGCCGCCGATAAAGGTGTTCTGCTGCCCGATGGAGTGGGAAGTTATCTGAGTCTGCAAAAGACATGGTAA
- a CDS encoding right-handed parallel beta-helix repeat-containing protein — protein sequence MPSTDALLLALTLTRDQAVDQTRLLQQLLTKNAGKIVKLPVGTFNVRTLNVPKNTRLVIGATTILRGLPTDQPLPVLALQSGVRVDGTGTVHGNRTQRKRGTGVQVRLAENVTINGLRIREVAEQGLQVVASKKLTFSNMQVTGCGLKGVDQHQGINLVISQDIQVTGCRVEDAQHGIQWWGDETNGYCENLRIRSNRVRRVLGGGIWGNRGRNVSVTSNTVEICGDVGVDFEHSFNCTAVGNTVRDCKNYGLATFYGSERVTFTNNRVYQGVKYGHGIGLCGEGTSKQISFIGGSINTKGPNACGLLTVGTNVAQDILVQGVRIVTEGKGGIPIRVLDNNQFQIVNNPLISGANPAGVSLEGSSRSLVAGNTIVHRGPDLSPAGQRGGIFVYFRSADFPAQNNTIRRNTIRGYKTGINDECWGNTNSNNVFEQNITPNLLHRGSEGNWGGKALQNRTEAKLAAPVEIKQ from the coding sequence ATGCCTTCAACCGATGCTCTTTTGCTTGCCCTGACGCTTACCCGCGACCAGGCAGTCGATCAAACCAGATTGCTGCAGCAGCTACTAACCAAGAACGCCGGAAAAATCGTTAAGCTTCCCGTTGGTACGTTCAACGTCCGGACGTTGAACGTACCCAAAAATACCCGGCTGGTTATTGGCGCAACAACCATTCTGCGTGGTCTGCCGACCGACCAGCCATTACCGGTGCTGGCGCTGCAATCGGGTGTTCGCGTTGACGGAACCGGCACGGTACACGGTAACCGCACCCAGCGGAAACGCGGCACAGGCGTGCAGGTTCGTCTGGCCGAGAACGTAACGATTAATGGGCTTCGCATTCGGGAAGTGGCTGAGCAGGGCTTACAGGTTGTTGCGTCGAAGAAGCTAACCTTTTCTAACATGCAGGTAACTGGCTGCGGCCTGAAGGGGGTTGACCAGCATCAGGGTATTAATCTGGTTATCTCGCAGGATATTCAGGTAACGGGCTGCCGGGTTGAAGATGCCCAACATGGTATTCAGTGGTGGGGCGATGAAACGAATGGCTACTGCGAAAACCTGCGGATTCGGAGCAACCGGGTTCGGCGCGTACTGGGTGGAGGAATCTGGGGCAACCGGGGCCGTAACGTCTCCGTCACCAGTAACACCGTCGAAATTTGTGGCGACGTAGGTGTTGACTTCGAACACTCGTTCAATTGCACAGCCGTCGGCAACACCGTGCGGGACTGCAAAAATTACGGACTGGCCACCTTTTATGGTAGTGAGCGGGTTACCTTCACCAACAACCGGGTTTATCAGGGGGTTAAATACGGCCATGGTATCGGCCTGTGTGGCGAAGGAACCAGCAAGCAGATTTCGTTCATCGGCGGCAGCATCAACACCAAAGGCCCTAACGCCTGCGGCTTGCTGACAGTCGGCACAAACGTAGCGCAGGATATCCTGGTGCAGGGCGTCCGGATCGTAACAGAAGGCAAAGGCGGCATTCCAATCCGGGTGCTGGACAATAATCAGTTTCAGATCGTTAACAATCCGCTCATTTCCGGAGCGAATCCGGCCGGAGTTAGTCTGGAAGGCTCAAGCCGCAGTCTGGTAGCGGGCAACACGATTGTTCACCGGGGGCCGGATCTATCGCCAGCGGGTCAGCGCGGAGGGATTTTCGTGTATTTCCGCTCGGCCGATTTCCCGGCCCAGAACAATACCATCCGGCGAAACACCATTCGTGGCTATAAAACCGGCATCAATGATGAATGCTGGGGCAATACCAATTCTAACAACGTTTTTGAACAGAATATCACCCCCAACCTTCTGCACCGGGGCAGCGAAGGAAACTGGGGCGGCAAAGCGCTTCAGAACCGCACCGAGGCAAAACTGGCGGCTCCGGTAGAAATAAAGCAGTAG